A genomic region of Candidatus Kapaibacterium sp. contains the following coding sequences:
- the rpoB gene encoding DNA-directed RNA polymerase subunit beta, with protein sequence MFRLRKRVSFSRSLVTPVYPDLLSVQLDSFEEFMQEYAPASKRRDVGLQAAFKMNFPIEDASSMFQLEFIDYSIEKPKYSEEECRERELTYAKPLKAKLRLSSKADKSTDDYFEAIEQEVYLGNLPSMTSRGTFIINGAERVIVSQIHRSPGAFFDDAVHPNGTRIYTARIIPFRGSWIEFTTDIHDVMYAYIDRKKKFPVTTLIRALGYSSDENIIELFGLTDEIEPDEVDESLLGMKIANDLVDLTTGEIIGGRDMIISPEILEMMNATKLAPFKVYKYTDPTEEPVIARTLTKDPSRTREDALEHIYRQLRSSDPPDIETAEALLDKLFFNSKRYDLGLVGRFRINEKMGLEIPYDETTLRTEDIITIIKHLIYLHDNKLTGDDIDHLGNRRVRTVGEQLSTQFNLGLARMARTIRERLSLHEEEVPTPSELVNARTISSVINQFFGTNQLSQFMDQTNPLAELTHKRRTSALGPGGLTRERAGFEVRDVHYTHYGRLCPIETPEGPNIGLISSLAIHARINDLGFIETPYRIVRDGIVSSEIEYLSAEKEDMKIICPASSPLDENNRIVGEKVRARKSGDFVLVDPSEVNYVDVSTDQITSPASSLIPFLEHDDANRALMGSNMQRQAVPLLRPAAPVIGTGMEARVAKDSRTLMLAEEDGIVEYVSAEMIRIRYEDNRSDIDKMLNFDRKEVVTYKLLKFFRTNQDTCINQRPIVSAGQRVVKGQPITDGASTDQGELALGQNVMVAFMPWRGYNFEDAIIISRRMVAEDIFTSIHIEEFTLQVRDTKRGEEEFTREIPNVSEEAVKDLDETGIIRIGANIQEGDILIGKITPKGETDPTPEEKLLRAIFGDKAGDVKDVSLKATPGLKGVVINTKLFTRRLVTMDKDTRASEKKRQEMINKMEKETIKKLDDECVNRVSVLIDGEKLLGLRLVNGVTVFRAGQKVTVKDVIGAYSEGLLKPELITDDQPILSDDVKNDLLINMLSNFLSKRKDEQAKFRAEKNKLAAGDELQPGILQMAKVYVAKKRKLQVGDKMAGRHGNKGIVSKIVAPEDMPFMADGTPVDIVLNPLGVPSRMNLGQLYETALGWAGNKLGLHFATPIFDGATWDQVGDYLEKAGLPRDGKTYLFDGRTGDRFDMKITIGIIYILKLAHLVADKLHARSIGPYSLITQQPLGGKAQFGGQRLGEMEVWALEAYGAAHTLQEMITVKSDDVQGRARMYESIVKGDNMPDPNIPESFNVLIRELQGLCLEVHIE encoded by the coding sequence CGCCGCGACGTTGGTTTGCAAGCGGCTTTTAAGATGAATTTCCCAATCGAAGATGCCTCATCAATGTTCCAACTTGAGTTCATTGATTATAGCATCGAAAAGCCAAAATATAGCGAAGAAGAATGCCGTGAACGCGAACTTACTTATGCTAAACCTTTGAAAGCCAAGTTGAGATTATCGAGCAAAGCCGATAAAAGCACTGACGATTATTTCGAAGCAATCGAGCAAGAAGTCTATTTAGGCAATCTTCCTTCAATGACTTCACGCGGTACATTCATCATCAACGGAGCTGAAAGAGTTATTGTAAGCCAGATTCACCGTTCACCGGGAGCATTCTTCGATGATGCTGTCCACCCGAACGGCACACGTATCTATACTGCAAGAATTATTCCGTTCAGAGGCTCATGGATAGAGTTTACTACCGATATTCATGACGTAATGTATGCCTATATCGATAGAAAGAAGAAATTCCCTGTCACTACACTCATCAGAGCATTAGGTTACTCATCTGACGAAAATATAATCGAACTTTTCGGTTTGACTGATGAAATCGAACCGGACGAAGTTGACGAATCACTCCTCGGTATGAAAATTGCCAACGACCTTGTTGACTTAACTACAGGCGAAATCATTGGCGGCAGAGATATGATTATCTCGCCCGAAATACTCGAAATGATGAACGCCACAAAGTTGGCTCCATTCAAAGTTTATAAATATACCGACCCTACTGAAGAGCCGGTAATTGCTCGTACATTGACTAAAGACCCATCGAGAACTCGTGAAGACGCTCTTGAGCACATCTATAGACAACTTCGTTCGAGTGACCCTCCCGATATCGAAACAGCAGAAGCATTGTTGGACAAATTGTTCTTCAATTCAAAACGTTACGATTTAGGTTTGGTAGGTAGATTCAGAATTAACGAAAAAATGGGATTAGAAATTCCATACGACGAAACGACATTAAGAACTGAAGATATTATCACAATTATCAAGCATTTGATTTATCTTCATGATAATAAATTAACAGGCGATGACATTGACCACTTGGGCAATAGAAGAGTACGTACAGTAGGCGAGCAACTCAGTACCCAATTCAATTTGGGACTTGCACGTATGGCTCGTACAATTCGCGAAAGATTGAGTTTGCACGAAGAAGAAGTGCCGACACCTTCGGAATTAGTAAACGCTCGTACAATTAGCTCTGTGATTAACCAATTCTTTGGGACTAATCAGCTATCCCAGTTCATGGACCAAACTAATCCGCTTGCCGAATTGACGCACAAAAGACGTACGTCAGCTTTGGGTCCCGGTGGTTTGACGCGTGAAAGAGCCGGTTTTGAAGTACGTGACGTTCACTATACTCACTACGGCAGATTATGCCCGATTGAAACTCCTGAAGGTCCGAATATCGGTCTTATTTCATCATTGGCAATTCATGCCCGTATCAATGATTTGGGTTTTATCGAAACACCTTATCGTATTGTACGTGATGGTATTGTTTCTTCGGAAATCGAATACCTTTCAGCCGAAAAAGAAGATATGAAAATCATTTGTCCTGCATCATCACCTTTAGATGAAAATAACAGGATAGTCGGCGAAAAAGTAAGAGCAAGAAAATCAGGTGACTTCGTATTAGTTGACCCGTCAGAGGTTAACTATGTTGACGTTTCGACTGACCAAATCACAAGTCCTGCATCATCTTTGATTCCTTTCCTCGAACATGACGATGCAAACCGTGCCTTGATGGGCTCAAACATGCAACGTCAAGCTGTTCCACTTCTGCGTCCGGCTGCTCCTGTAATCGGAACCGGCATGGAAGCAAGAGTTGCAAAAGATTCGAGAACTTTGATGCTTGCCGAAGAAGATGGAATCGTCGAATACGTAAGTGCAGAAATGATTCGTATCCGTTACGAAGATAACAGGTCGGATATTGACAAAATGTTAAATTTCGACCGCAAAGAAGTCGTTACTTATAAATTGTTGAAATTCTTCAGAACGAACCAAGATACTTGTATCAACCAAAGACCAATCGTTTCAGCGGGTCAAAGAGTGGTCAAAGGGCAACCTATTACTGACGGCGCTTCGACTGACCAAGGCGAATTAGCTTTGGGACAAAACGTTATGGTTGCATTTATGCCTTGGCGTGGTTATAACTTTGAAGATGCGATTATCATTTCACGTAGAATGGTAGCCGAAGACATTTTCACATCTATACATATCGAAGAATTCACTCTTCAAGTTCGTGATACAAAACGCGGCGAAGAAGAGTTCACTCGCGAAATCCCGAACGTCAGCGAAGAAGCAGTTAAAGACTTAGACGAAACCGGTATAATCAGAATCGGCGCTAATATCCAAGAAGGCGATATTCTTATCGGTAAAATCACTCCAAAAGGTGAAACTGACCCGACTCCTGAAGAAAAATTATTGCGTGCAATCTTTGGTGACAAAGCCGGCGACGTTAAAGACGTTTCGCTCAAAGCTACACCCGGACTAAAAGGTGTTGTAATCAATACTAAATTGTTTACTCGCAGATTAGTTACTATGGATAAAGACACTCGCGCCTCAGAGAAAAAACGTCAAGAAATGATTAATAAGATGGAAAAAGAAACCATCAAAAAATTGGACGACGAATGTGTAAACAGAGTTTCAGTCCTTATTGACGGCGAAAAATTACTCGGTTTGAGATTAGTCAACGGTGTTACTGTTTTCAGAGCAGGTCAAAAAGTTACTGTCAAAGATGTTATCGGTGCTTATTCCGAAGGCTTACTTAAGCCTGAATTAATCACAGACGACCAACCGATTTTATCCGATGATGTCAAAAATGACTTACTCATCAACATGCTATCTAACTTTTTATCGAAACGTAAAGATGAGCAAGCTAAATTCAGAGCAGAGAAAAACAAATTAGCTGCCGGTGACGAACTCCAACCCGGAATTCTTCAGATGGCTAAAGTTTATGTTGCTAAGAAACGTAAATTGCAAGTCGGTGATAAAATGGCGGGACGTCACGGTAACAAGGGTATCGTATCTAAAATCGTTGCTCCCGAAGACATGCCGTTCATGGCAGACGGAACTCCAGTGGATATCGTATTGAATCCACTCGGCGTACCATCACGTATGAACTTGGGGCAGTTGTACGAAACCGCTCTCGGATGGGCAGGTAATAAATTAGGTTTGCACTTTGCAACTCCGATTTTCGATGGTGCTACATGGGATCAAGTTGGCGATTATCTCGAAAAAGCAGGGCTACCACGAGATGGTAAGACTTACCTTTTCGACGGACGTACCGGCGACAGATTCGATATGAAGATTACTATCGGTATCATATATATTCTTAAGCTCGCTCACTTGGTTGCAGATAAATTGCACGCTCGTTCGATTGGACCATATTCTCTAATCACCCAACAACCACTCGGCGGTAAAGCCCAATTTGGTGGTCAAAGACTTGGTGAAATGGAAGTATGGGCACTCGAAGCTTACGGCGCTGCACATACTCTGCAAGAAATGATTACGGTCAAATCTGACGACGTCCAAGGAAGAGCACGTATGTACGAATCTATCGTGAAGGGCGATAATATGCCCGACCCGAATATACCCGAATCATTCAATGTATTGATTCGCGAATTACAAGGCTTGTGCCTTGAAGTACATATTGAGTAG
- the rpoC gene encoding DNA-directed RNA polymerase subunit beta', whose amino-acid sequence MQPLQIPRRGFRKISIKIASPDDILNRSHGEVTKPETINYRSFRPEKDGLFCEKIFGPIRDWECACGKYKRIRYKGIVCDRCGVEVTQKSVRRERMGHIQLAVPVVHIWFLRSLPSKISAVLGMPTKDIERIVYYESYAVVRPGNTQLQPRDLLTEEQYLDIVENLPKDELDLDFDDKNKFLALIGGEAIKELLKQVEPERTYYELKARLKEETSQQKKTELLKRLRVLDAFRSSMKSEYPNEPSWMVLDIVPVTPPDLRPLVPLEGGRFATSDLNDLYRRVIIRNNRLKRLIDIRAPEVILRNEKRMLQEAVDALFDNSRRAVRSESQRALKSLADTLKGKTGRFRQNLLGKRVDYSGRSVIVVGPELKIHECGLPKDMAVELFKPFIIRKLIERGHVKTVKSAKKMVERKTNEVWDILDKVIDGHPVLLNRAPTLHRLGIQAFQPRLIEGKAIQLHPLVCTAFNADFDGDQMAVHLPISFEAQLEAMLLILAPHNIMHTQNGDPIAVPSQDMVLGVYYLTKMRPGSKGEGKVFASPEEVIIAYDCNIVELNTKIKVRYRGEMLDTTVGRIILNEIVPEEMGYINELLTKNRLRQLIGNCFRAAGLAKTVEFLDDLKEMGFTYATKGGLSVSVDDVIIPDAKKSIITNAQNNIDKFEDAYQNGVISAGERYNKIIDTWSTATNLVADRLYSEMQRDKSGFNTFWMMLDSKARGSKEQIRQLAGMRGLMAKPKKSLSGSTGELIENPIISNFKEGLSILEYFISTHGARKGLADTALKTADAGYLTRRLHDVAQDVIISESDCGTIRGVEMTALKDGEEIKEPLVERIMGRVALRDVVDPLTDTIICKAAQVIDEKVASQIDASSVESVLIRSVLTCESRRGVCAKCYGRNLATGKIVDTGEAVGTIASQSIGEPGTQLTLRTFHTGGTAALVASQSSVQAKFDGVIQFENVKTVSYEGDEEKIVLATSRSGIINIIDPESNRILTKYDLTYGAQLLVSNGEEVKKGSQIYSWDPYNTTILTEIAGRVKYRDLVLNITYREVHDEQTGHITKIVIDSKDKSKIPTIDIIDDAGEVLRSYNIPSRAQLKVDNGEFVGIGTDLVKIARDRGRTQDITGGLPRVTELFEARSPQNPAVISDIDGIVSFDSHKRGQRIIVVTSLDGKTVIEYGVSVGKHILVQQEDFVRSGDRLTEGSINPHDILRIKGANAVQEYLVNEIQEVYRMQGVKINDKHIEVIVRQMLQKVKIADSGDSAFLDNENIDRIRFIDENQKIKSMVVITDAGDTQFMENEIVPKRKVREENASRVQHSLREGEYRQAEPAISEPILLGITQASLTTESWLSAASFQETTRVLSDASVAAKVDHLIGLKENIILGQLIPAGTGLRHYQQMTVHSEVGNIFGRKTYGADDVIAPAYEAEPRVKNPSHA is encoded by the coding sequence ATGCAACCATTGCAAATCCCGAGAAGAGGATTCCGAAAGATTTCTATCAAAATCGCCTCGCCGGATGATATATTAAATCGTTCACATGGCGAAGTCACTAAACCGGAAACTATCAATTATCGGTCGTTTCGTCCTGAAAAAGATGGGCTTTTTTGCGAGAAAATCTTCGGTCCTATACGCGATTGGGAATGTGCCTGCGGCAAATACAAACGTATTCGCTACAAAGGTATAGTTTGCGACCGATGTGGTGTCGAGGTTACTCAGAAATCTGTGCGCCGCGAACGCATGGGACACATCCAATTGGCTGTTCCTGTCGTTCACATTTGGTTCTTACGCAGTTTGCCAAGCAAAATTAGTGCAGTTCTCGGTATGCCTACTAAGGATATCGAAAGAATTGTTTACTATGAATCTTATGCTGTGGTCAGACCGGGCAACACCCAACTGCAACCGCGTGATTTATTGACTGAAGAACAATATTTAGACATCGTTGAGAATTTGCCGAAAGATGAACTTGATTTAGATTTCGACGACAAAAACAAATTCTTAGCCCTTATTGGCGGCGAAGCCATCAAAGAATTACTCAAACAAGTCGAGCCTGAACGTACTTATTACGAATTGAAAGCGAGACTTAAAGAAGAAACTTCACAACAGAAAAAAACTGAATTGCTCAAACGTCTTCGTGTGCTTGATGCATTCCGTTCAAGTATGAAGAGCGAATACCCGAATGAACCAAGTTGGATGGTGTTGGATATCGTTCCTGTTACTCCTCCCGACTTGCGTCCGCTTGTGCCGCTCGAAGGTGGTCGTTTTGCAACTTCCGACTTGAATGACCTTTACAGACGTGTTATCATCAGAAATAACAGACTTAAGCGCCTCATTGATATTCGCGCCCCTGAAGTTATCTTGCGTAACGAAAAGAGAATGCTCCAAGAAGCAGTTGACGCACTATTTGATAATAGTCGTCGTGCTGTCCGAAGCGAATCTCAACGTGCGCTCAAATCTCTTGCTGATACTTTGAAAGGTAAAACAGGTAGATTCCGCCAAAACTTGCTCGGTAAACGTGTTGACTATTCAGGTCGTTCGGTTATCGTCGTTGGTCCTGAGCTTAAGATTCACGAATGTGGCTTGCCTAAGGATATGGCGGTTGAATTGTTCAAACCTTTTATTATCAGAAAATTGATAGAAAGAGGTCACGTTAAAACTGTGAAAAGTGCCAAGAAAATGGTCGAACGCAAAACTAACGAAGTTTGGGATATCTTAGATAAAGTAATTGACGGGCATCCGGTATTACTTAATCGTGCCCCGACTTTGCACAGACTTGGTATTCAAGCGTTCCAGCCTCGTCTAATCGAAGGTAAAGCTATCCAATTGCACCCACTCGTCTGTACAGCGTTCAACGCCGACTTTGACGGTGACCAAATGGCAGTTCACTTGCCGATTAGCTTCGAAGCACAGTTAGAAGCTATGCTTCTTATTTTGGCTCCTCACAATATCATGCACACACAAAATGGCGACCCAATTGCGGTGCCATCACAAGACATGGTTCTTGGTGTGTATTATCTGACAAAAATGAGACCCGGAAGTAAGGGCGAAGGCAAAGTATTTGCTTCACCCGAAGAAGTTATTATTGCTTATGATTGCAATATTGTCGAATTAAATACAAAAATCAAAGTCCGTTATCGTGGCGAAATGCTCGATACTACTGTCGGTAGAATCATTTTGAATGAAATTGTCCCCGAAGAAATGGGCTATATCAATGAACTTCTAACTAAAAACAGACTTCGACAATTAATCGGTAATTGCTTCCGTGCTGCCGGATTGGCTAAAACAGTAGAGTTCCTTGATGATTTGAAAGAAATGGGCTTTACATATGCCACAAAAGGTGGGCTTTCCGTTAGTGTGGATGATGTTATCATTCCTGACGCTAAGAAAAGTATCATTACTAACGCTCAAAACAATATTGACAAATTTGAAGATGCTTACCAAAACGGTGTTATTAGTGCCGGTGAACGTTACAACAAAATCATTGATACATGGTCAACTGCTACTAACTTAGTTGCAGACCGTTTGTATAGTGAAATGCAACGTGACAAATCCGGATTCAACACGTTTTGGATGATGTTAGATTCTAAAGCACGTGGTTCAAAAGAGCAGATTCGTCAGCTTGCAGGGATGAGAGGTTTGATGGCTAAACCTAAGAAATCTTTGTCCGGTTCGACAGGCGAACTTATCGAAAACCCGATTATTTCTAACTTTAAGGAAGGTTTGTCTATCCTTGAGTACTTCATCTCAACTCACGGTGCTCGTAAAGGTCTTGCCGATACTGCACTTAAGACTGCCGATGCAGGTTACTTAACTCGAAGACTTCATGACGTTGCCCAAGATGTGATTATTTCCGAATCTGACTGCGGTACAATTCGTGGTGTGGAAATGACTGCATTGAAAGATGGCGAGGAAATCAAAGAGCCTTTAGTAGAACGTATCATGGGCAGAGTTGCTCTTCGTGATGTGGTTGACCCACTTACTGATACAATAATTTGCAAAGCAGCTCAAGTAATTGACGAAAAAGTGGCTTCTCAAATTGATGCATCTTCTGTGGAATCTGTTTTGATTCGTTCAGTATTGACTTGCGAATCCAGACGCGGTGTATGTGCTAAATGTTACGGTCGTAACCTTGCTACTGGCAAAATTGTTGATACAGGCGAAGCAGTTGGTACAATTGCTTCACAGTCAATCGGCGAACCCGGTACGCAGCTTACTCTCAGAACATTCCACACAGGTGGTACTGCTGCATTGGTTGCTTCGCAATCATCTGTTCAGGCTAAATTCGATGGTGTCATCCAATTCGAAAATGTCAAAACTGTTAGTTACGAAGGAGATGAAGAAAAAATCGTTTTGGCTACCAGCCGAAGCGGTATCATAAATATAATTGACCCCGAAAGCAACAGAATTCTAACTAAATATGATTTGACTTACGGTGCTCAATTATTGGTTAGCAATGGCGAAGAAGTCAAAAAAGGTAGCCAAATTTATTCTTGGGACCCATACAACACTACAATCTTGACTGAAATTGCAGGACGTGTTAAATATCGTGATTTGGTGTTGAATATCACTTATCGCGAAGTTCATGATGAGCAAACAGGTCACATTACAAAAATCGTAATTGATTCAAAAGATAAGTCAAAAATTCCTACAATTGACATCATTGATGATGCAGGCGAAGTGCTACGTAGCTACAATATTCCGTCAAGAGCTCAACTTAAAGTTGATAACGGCGAATTTGTCGGCATTGGTACTGACCTTGTTAAGATTGCTCGCGACCGCGGCAGAACTCAGGATATCACAGGTGGATTGCCTCGTGTAACTGAACTTTTCGAAGCTCGTTCACCGCAAAACCCTGCCGTAATCAGTGATATTGACGGTATTGTATCATTCGACAGTCACAAACGTGGTCAACGTATCATCGTTGTTACATCACTTGACGGCAAAACTGTCATTGAATACGGCGTTTCAGTCGGTAAGCACATTTTAGTCCAACAAGAAGACTTTGTGCGTTCGGGTGATAGATTGACCGAAGGCTCGATTAATCCTCACGATATCCTTCGTATCAAGGGTGCAAACGCAGTCCAAGAATATCTTGTGAACGAAATTCAAGAAGTTTATCGTATGCAAGGTGTGAAAATCAATGACAAACACATCGAAGTTATCGTTAGACAAATGCTCCAAAAAGTAAAAATTGCCGATTCCGGCGATTCTGCTTTCTTGGATAACGAAAACATCGACCGTATCAGATTTATTGACGAAAACCAGAAAATCAAATCAATGGTTGTCATCACTGACGCCGGCGACACTCAATTCATGGAAAATGAAATTGTGCCTAAGCGTAAAGTTCGCGAAGAAAACGCCAGCCGTGTCCAACACAGCTTACGCGAAGGCGAATATCGTCAGGCGGAACCTGCTATTTCCGAGCCGATTTTGCTTGGCATTACTCAAGCATCCTTGACTACCGAAAGCTGGTTGTCTGCCGCATCATTCCAAGAAACTACACGTGTACTTTCTGATGCATCAGTTGCTGCTAAGGTTGACCATTTAATCGGATTGAAAGAGAATATCATACTCGGACAACTTATTCCGGCTGGTACAGGTTTGAGACATTACCAACAAATGACGGTTCATTCCGAAGTTGGCAATATTTTCGGCAGAAAAACTTACGGTGCAGATGACGTTATTGCTCCGGCTTACGAAGCTGAACCAAGAGTGAAAAATCCTTCGCACGCTTAA
- a CDS encoding T9SS type A sorting domain-containing protein, whose amino-acid sequence MKSLSTIFTIFLILSINAFCSIYHVKIDGNDENSGLSWNEPFLTLQKALDMAQEGDQIWVAEGIYKPTYDYGLNIGEQGKHFKLKSGVGLFGGFPADCEPTFEDRDHYKHQTILCGDLNDDDHWNETEMMWENREDNCFHVFYMPDFLNLNAQNVLDGFVIRNGHALKTDENKNPFGFGGGVFLMGNILQINNCIFKHNFADYGAAIGVFNANRSSGNAKLELNNSMLIDNIAQQSGGGMSIYADVKLVNCVIARNRAIEKSGGGIDGYFNTTKTSGLNIYNCTIADNTSNEFGGGLFLWSQNTQEMVLPAGDVTILNSIIFGNITATHSASNEIFGVYVSSTTSENTGKVYIHHSILGGGYSSQSGNCFVISDTKSQNPKFVGTGEHPYMIQQTSPCLDAGSSIPLHANNEPFDIRGSKFPRKLNGHDGTEGTIDIGAYEFNVNQDAVSVEEFDIAFGIFPNPATEYIEIRFSSINHTVNRMVENDSEIQILNTLGDCVMTVETWHAVSLQRIDVSHLPPGVYFLRIGDKTRKFVKV is encoded by the coding sequence ATGAAGTCTCTATCTACAATTTTTACAATCTTTTTGATTTTATCAATTAATGCCTTTTGTTCGATTTACCACGTCAAAATAGATGGCAACGATGAAAACAGCGGGCTATCTTGGAATGAACCCTTTTTAACTTTACAGAAGGCTCTCGATATGGCTCAAGAAGGTGACCAAATATGGGTCGCCGAAGGAATCTACAAACCTACATATGATTACGGATTGAACATTGGAGAGCAGGGCAAGCATTTTAAATTGAAGTCCGGTGTTGGTTTATTTGGTGGATTTCCTGCCGATTGTGAGCCAACTTTCGAGGATAGAGACCACTATAAGCACCAAACGATTCTATGTGGTGATTTGAACGACGATGACCATTGGAACGAGACCGAAATGATGTGGGAAAATCGGGAAGATAACTGTTTTCATGTGTTTTACATGCCTGATTTTTTAAATTTAAACGCTCAAAACGTTTTAGATGGTTTTGTAATCAGAAACGGGCATGCACTGAAAACAGATGAAAATAAAAACCCATTTGGCTTTGGAGGCGGAGTATTTTTAATGGGCAACATACTACAGATAAATAATTGTATCTTCAAGCATAACTTTGCCGATTACGGTGCTGCAATTGGAGTTTTTAATGCCAACAGAAGTTCAGGAAATGCAAAATTGGAATTAAATAATTCTATGCTTATTGATAATATCGCTCAACAAAGCGGTGGTGGGATGAGTATTTATGCTGATGTCAAATTAGTGAATTGTGTAATTGCACGTAATCGAGCGATTGAAAAAAGCGGTGGTGGTATTGATGGATATTTCAATACTACGAAAACATCAGGTCTCAATATATACAATTGTACAATTGCCGACAATACTTCAAATGAGTTTGGTGGTGGACTTTTTTTATGGTCGCAAAATACACAAGAAATGGTGTTACCTGCCGGCGATGTTACTATACTCAATTCTATAATTTTCGGAAACATTACCGCCACTCATAGTGCATCTAATGAAATCTTTGGTGTCTATGTCAGTTCCACAACTTCGGAAAATACGGGCAAAGTATATATACATCATAGTATCTTAGGTGGTGGATATAGTTCACAGTCAGGTAATTGTTTTGTGATATCAGATACGAAAAGTCAAAACCCGAAATTTGTCGGTACAGGGGAGCATCCTTACATGATACAGCAGACCTCGCCTTGCTTAGATGCCGGGTCGTCAATTCCATTACATGCTAATAATGAGCCTTTCGACATCCGCGGTTCAAAATTTCCACGAAAATTGAACGGTCATGATGGAACTGAAGGGACAATTGACATTGGCGCCTATGAATTCAACGTCAATCAAGATGCAGTCTCAGTCGAAGAATTTGATATTGCTTTTGGCATATTCCCCAACCCCGCAACGGAATATATTGAAATTAGATTCTCTTCTATCAACCATACGGTTAACCGTATGGTTGAAAATGATTCTGAGATTCAAATTCTCAATACTTTAGGCGATTGTGTTATGACCGTAGAGACATGGCATGCCGTGTCTCTACAAAGAATTGACGTTTCGCACCTTCCGCCCGGAGTCTATTTCCTCCGTATTGGCGACAAAACCCGGAAGTTTGTGAAAGTCTGA